From the Synechococcus sp. HK01-R genome, one window contains:
- a CDS encoding acetyl-CoA carboxylase carboxyltransferase subunit alpha, producing the protein MARRPLLDFEKPLVELEQQIEQIRQLARDSEVDVSQQLLQLETLAARRREEIFSNLTPAQKIQVARHPHRPSTLDFIQMFCDDWVELHGDRRGSDDQALVGGLGRIGSRSVLLLGHQKGRDTKENVARNFGMATPGGYRKALRLMDHADRFGLPILSFIDTPGAYAGLLAEEQGQGEAIAVNLREMFRLRVPIIATVIGEGGSGGALGIGVADRLLMFEHSVYTVASPEACASILWRDAGKAPEAAAALRITGPDLQSLGVVDEVLPEPAGGNNWAPLQAGEVLKEAIERHLSELELLSPNDLREQRYRKFRAMGRVLSSGTPEIDPAV; encoded by the coding sequence ATGGCCCGTCGTCCCCTGCTCGATTTTGAGAAGCCCCTGGTGGAGCTGGAGCAGCAGATCGAGCAGATTCGACAGCTGGCACGCGACTCAGAGGTCGATGTGAGCCAGCAGCTTCTGCAGCTGGAGACCCTGGCCGCCCGGCGACGTGAAGAGATCTTCTCCAACCTGACGCCCGCGCAGAAGATTCAGGTCGCTCGTCATCCCCATCGTCCGAGCACCCTGGATTTCATTCAGATGTTCTGTGACGACTGGGTTGAGCTCCATGGTGATCGCCGCGGAAGCGATGATCAGGCCCTTGTGGGAGGTCTGGGCAGAATCGGATCGCGTTCCGTGCTTCTGCTTGGTCATCAGAAGGGGCGGGACACCAAGGAAAACGTGGCCCGCAATTTTGGGATGGCCACTCCTGGGGGCTATCGCAAGGCCTTGCGTCTGATGGATCACGCCGATCGTTTTGGTCTGCCGATCTTGAGCTTCATCGACACACCAGGGGCCTACGCCGGTCTGCTGGCCGAGGAGCAGGGACAGGGTGAGGCGATCGCGGTCAACCTGCGTGAAATGTTCCGATTGCGCGTGCCGATCATCGCAACGGTCATTGGCGAGGGCGGTTCAGGTGGTGCTTTGGGAATTGGTGTGGCCGATCGCCTGTTGATGTTCGAGCACAGCGTCTACACCGTGGCAAGTCCGGAGGCTTGTGCGTCCATTCTTTGGCGCGATGCAGGGAAGGCCCCTGAGGCGGCAGCGGCTCTGCGCATCACCGGCCCTGACCTCCAAAGCCTCGGAGTGGTGGATGAAGTGCTCCCTGAGCCGGCTGGAGGCAACAATTGGGCCCCTCTTCAGGCCGGTGAAGTGCTCAAGGAAGCGATTGAGCGCCACCTGAGCGAACTCGAGCTGCTGTCTCCTAATGATCTGCGGGAGCAGCGGTACCGCAAATTCCGCGCGATGGGTCGGGTCCTGTCGTCGGGAACTCCGGAAATCGATCCGGCTGTCTAG
- a CDS encoding SDR family oxidoreductase, with protein MPSVLITGASRGIGHATARRFADAGWDLLLVSRSEAALQSLASELSSTGRKVHYRAIDLSDPEAIATGVEELLSLGLRPSVLINNAGAAWTGELLDMPLDRWQWLLQLNLTSVFQICAAVVPVMRPSGGLVINVSSHAARNAFPGWGAYCTTKAALASFTRCLAEEERKHGVRACTLTLGAVDSPLWDSPTVQSDFDRRAMLPVDQAAAALLHLAQQPATQVIEDLTLMPATGAF; from the coding sequence TTGCCTTCTGTTCTGATCACCGGTGCTTCACGAGGCATCGGTCATGCGACAGCACGACGCTTCGCCGATGCCGGATGGGATCTCCTTTTGGTGTCCCGCAGTGAGGCGGCTCTTCAGTCTCTTGCCTCGGAGTTGTCCAGCACCGGTCGCAAAGTGCACTACCGGGCCATTGACCTGAGTGACCCCGAAGCCATCGCTACCGGCGTGGAGGAACTCCTCAGCTTGGGGCTGCGTCCTTCCGTGCTCATCAATAACGCAGGCGCTGCCTGGACCGGTGAGCTCCTGGACATGCCCCTTGACCGCTGGCAGTGGTTGCTCCAGCTCAATCTCACCAGCGTCTTTCAGATCTGTGCAGCAGTGGTGCCGGTGATGCGCCCCTCCGGAGGTCTTGTCATCAATGTGAGCAGCCATGCTGCTCGCAACGCCTTCCCAGGCTGGGGGGCGTACTGCACCACCAAGGCTGCTCTGGCTAGCTTCACCCGATGTTTGGCAGAGGAGGAGCGAAAGCATGGAGTGCGTGCTTGCACGCTCACGCTCGGTGCAGTGGATTCCCCTCTCTGGGATTCCCCCACGGTGCAGAGCGACTTCGACCGCCGTGCCATGCTTCCTGTCGATCAGGCAGCGGCAGCCCTCCTCCATCTCGCTCAGCAACCTGCTACGCAGGTGATTGAGGATCTCACTCTGATGCCAGCAACTGGCGCTTTTTAA
- the folE gene encoding GTP cyclohydrolase I gives MTSTLSASANGLSREKAPVLPQSISARIRARLKAADASFLANDNIADYILEGELEGLECEVADRVRDLLRALVIDIENDHNTEETAERVARMYLQEVFKGRYHQQPKVASFPNVKNLDEIYTVGPITVRSACSHHLVPIMGNCWIGIKPGSRVIGLSKFTRVADWVFSRPHIQEEAVMILADEIERLCEPQGLGIIVKAQHYCMKWRGVREPQTSMVNSVVRGDFRHDPSLKQEFFELVRQQEALLST, from the coding sequence ATGACTTCTACGCTTTCCGCCTCAGCCAACGGTCTCAGCCGTGAAAAAGCCCCGGTGCTGCCCCAGAGCATCTCTGCCAGGATTCGGGCCCGCCTGAAAGCAGCTGACGCCAGCTTCCTGGCGAACGACAATATTGCTGATTACATCCTCGAGGGTGAACTTGAGGGGTTGGAATGTGAGGTTGCGGATCGCGTTCGTGATCTTCTTCGCGCTCTTGTGATTGACATTGAGAACGATCACAACACCGAAGAGACAGCCGAGCGTGTTGCGCGCATGTATCTCCAAGAGGTGTTCAAGGGTCGCTACCACCAGCAGCCCAAGGTCGCCAGTTTCCCCAACGTCAAAAATCTCGATGAGATTTATACCGTGGGTCCCATCACGGTGCGCTCCGCCTGTTCGCACCATCTGGTGCCGATCATGGGCAACTGCTGGATCGGGATCAAGCCTGGTAGCCGGGTGATCGGTCTTTCCAAGTTCACCCGTGTGGCCGATTGGGTCTTCTCAAGGCCTCACATTCAGGAGGAAGCCGTAATGATCCTGGCGGACGAAATCGAGCGACTCTGTGAACCACAGGGTCTTGGCATCATTGTTAAAGCCCAGCACTACTGCATGAAGTGGCGTGGTGTTCGTGAGCCGCAGACCAGCATGGTGAACTCGGTCGTGAGGGGAGACTTCCGTCACGACCCAAGCTTGAAGCAGGAATTTTTTGAATTGGTGCGTCAGCAGGAAGCCCTTCTGAGCACCTGA
- a CDS encoding phosphoribosylanthranilate isomerase has product MPKRRPNLKICGLKDPQQAHAVAAMGVEAIGVIGVPESPRHLNATERRELFAGLQRSFPDLERVWVVANLDDAALAAALCGDGAPSVVQLHGGESAERCRSLRQRHPEVRWWKAMRIREPADLEQLAAYEDCVDALLLDAWSPEQLGGTGHRLNLDWLQTLQSLRPSSLPWWLAGGISAEWIPDLLERVQPDGLDASSRLEISPGLKDLQKVQALVDAIGSNQG; this is encoded by the coding sequence ATGCCCAAGCGACGCCCGAACCTGAAGATCTGTGGCCTGAAGGACCCACAGCAGGCCCACGCAGTCGCAGCCATGGGTGTGGAGGCGATCGGTGTGATTGGAGTACCGGAATCCCCGAGACACCTGAATGCAACGGAACGCCGTGAATTGTTCGCTGGCCTTCAGAGGTCGTTCCCAGACCTGGAGCGGGTCTGGGTGGTCGCCAACCTCGACGATGCCGCGTTAGCAGCGGCTCTCTGCGGTGACGGCGCACCGAGCGTGGTGCAGCTGCATGGAGGCGAATCGGCTGAACGCTGCCGCAGCTTGCGGCAGCGTCACCCTGAGGTGCGCTGGTGGAAAGCCATGCGGATCCGGGAGCCAGCGGATCTGGAGCAACTCGCCGCCTACGAGGACTGCGTTGATGCCCTACTGCTCGACGCCTGGAGCCCTGAGCAGCTCGGTGGTACCGGGCATCGCCTGAATCTCGACTGGCTCCAGACCCTACAAAGCCTGCGTCCGTCCAGCCTGCCCTGGTGGCTGGCCGGGGGGATCAGTGCGGAGTGGATCCCAGACCTGCTGGAACGCGTTCAGCCCGATGGACTGGATGCCTCCAGTCGCCTGGAAATTTCCCCGGGCTTGAAAGACCTTCAAAAAGTGCAGGCCCTGGTTGACGCCATCGGGAGCAACCAGGGATAG
- a CDS encoding site-2 protease family protein, which yields MGEGWQLMRIRGIPIRVHPSWFLILMLATLAFQNQVATQPAAQAAGAWLSWLLGLVTALLLFVSVLLHELGHSLVALQEGVKVRSITLFLLGGVASVERECSTPMGTLRVAAAGPLVSLGLAALLLLSIHPAGHLNPLLGNLVGQLGALNLVLALFNLLPGLPLDGGLILKALVWQWTGSQRKGIQVASATGRTLSLFAMVMGAWMFLRGGGLGALWLVMLGWFGLGASRSQGQVLALQHVLRRITVADASSRRFRVLEFDQTLRRLSQLRLASSGANDGTDSVGDWVLITRSGRWVGYVTDAPLRDLPVQQWDRQRLGDHLRPLEDLPSIADTAPLWRAVLALESSAEGRLLVMNRAGLPGGTIDRCDVGEAVLKALSLRLPPSLLEAARRQNIYPFGLPLVQAVETMRASGLLEEDPEVPVDAQARR from the coding sequence GTGGGTGAAGGCTGGCAGTTGATGAGGATTCGGGGCATCCCCATACGGGTCCACCCCAGTTGGTTTCTCATCTTGATGCTGGCCACCCTGGCGTTTCAGAACCAGGTGGCCACTCAGCCTGCTGCGCAGGCAGCTGGAGCTTGGCTCAGCTGGTTGCTCGGCCTTGTGACGGCGCTGCTTCTGTTCGTTTCGGTGCTGCTCCACGAACTCGGCCACTCCCTGGTCGCGCTGCAGGAGGGGGTCAAGGTGCGCAGCATCACGCTCTTCCTGTTGGGCGGTGTTGCCAGTGTCGAACGCGAGTGCTCGACCCCCATGGGCACCCTGCGGGTCGCTGCTGCCGGCCCCTTGGTCAGCCTCGGCCTTGCGGCCCTGCTGTTGTTATCCATTCACCCGGCCGGACACCTCAATCCTCTGCTCGGCAATCTGGTCGGTCAGCTCGGTGCCCTCAATTTGGTGCTGGCGCTGTTCAATCTGCTGCCAGGACTTCCCCTTGATGGTGGGTTGATTCTCAAGGCCCTCGTGTGGCAGTGGACCGGCAGTCAGCGCAAGGGCATCCAGGTGGCCAGTGCCACGGGGCGAACCCTCTCCTTGTTTGCGATGGTGATGGGAGCCTGGATGTTTCTGCGGGGCGGCGGTCTTGGGGCACTCTGGTTGGTGATGCTGGGCTGGTTTGGTCTCGGGGCCTCCCGCAGCCAGGGTCAGGTTCTCGCTCTTCAGCACGTGCTGCGTCGCATCACCGTTGCTGATGCCAGCAGCCGCCGCTTCCGGGTGCTTGAGTTTGATCAGACCCTCAGACGCCTCAGTCAGCTGCGCCTGGCTTCCTCCGGCGCGAATGACGGGACGGACTCTGTGGGTGACTGGGTGCTGATTACCCGATCCGGGCGCTGGGTTGGCTATGTCACCGATGCCCCCCTCAGGGATCTGCCCGTGCAGCAGTGGGATCGACAGCGGCTGGGGGATCATCTGCGCCCGCTGGAGGATCTTCCCTCGATCGCTGACACCGCTCCTCTCTGGAGGGCGGTTCTGGCCTTGGAGAGCAGTGCGGAGGGCCGCCTGCTCGTGATGAATCGGGCAGGACTGCCCGGGGGCACGATCGATCGCTGTGATGTGGGGGAAGCGGTGCTCAAAGCCCTGTCTCTGCGCCTGCCGCCCTCGCTGCTTGAGGCCGCCAGGCGCCAGAACATTTATCCCTTTGGACTTCCGCTTGTGCAGGCCGTGGAGACCATGCGGGCCTCGGGACTCCTGGAGGAGGACCCTGAAGTTCCGGTGGATGCTCAGGCCAGGCGGTAG
- a CDS encoding lipoate--protein ligase family protein, protein MPAGQGWTLPFLELDGPSQMALDRWLLEQSVTSGTKSPVLRFYGWKGPWLSLGRHQVATPPHWQALADAGVIKLVRRPSGGGAVLHSGGLTYALIWPGAPRQRREAYRQTSTWLIDSFQSLGHTLEPGRSAATARLQNCFAGASAADLVDREPHNSEAHKRIGSAQYWLHGHLLQHGEIVLQPPADLWETLFDSTPPAPLEALTQQELITALTQTLQNRWPEVHWHGQTLGDDAWQQVKSASGNYRLA, encoded by the coding sequence ATGCCCGCCGGACAGGGCTGGACGCTTCCGTTTCTGGAGCTGGACGGGCCCAGTCAGATGGCTCTGGACCGCTGGCTGCTCGAGCAGAGCGTGACCTCCGGAACGAAAAGCCCAGTGCTTCGCTTTTACGGTTGGAAGGGCCCCTGGCTTTCCCTGGGTCGCCACCAGGTCGCGACGCCGCCCCACTGGCAGGCCCTGGCGGATGCAGGTGTCATCAAGCTCGTGCGACGGCCCAGTGGCGGCGGCGCCGTGCTCCACTCCGGAGGGCTGACCTACGCACTGATCTGGCCGGGTGCCCCCCGCCAGCGGCGCGAGGCTTACCGGCAGACATCGACCTGGCTAATCGACAGCTTCCAAAGCCTGGGTCACACGCTTGAGCCCGGCCGATCTGCGGCCACTGCAAGGCTGCAGAACTGCTTTGCTGGCGCCAGTGCAGCGGACCTGGTGGACCGTGAACCTCACAACAGTGAAGCTCACAAACGGATCGGTAGTGCTCAGTACTGGCTGCATGGACACCTGCTCCAGCACGGTGAGATCGTGCTTCAGCCCCCAGCTGATCTCTGGGAGACGCTGTTCGACAGCACTCCCCCCGCCCCGCTGGAAGCATTAACCCAACAAGAGCTGATCACCGCCCTCACCCAAACACTGCAGAACCGTTGGCCGGAGGTCCATTGGCATGGGCAAACCCTTGGGGATGATGCCTGGCAACAGGTGAAGTCGGCTAGCGGGAACTACCGCCTGGCCTGA
- a CDS encoding sulfite exporter TauE/SafE family protein, with protein MELGDLLLVLPLGLLAGLLAGLLGIGGGLIFAPLLLWMGLSPHQALATSTFAIVPTALGGTLTHLRARGLPGRAGFVLGLAAFVAALLFSRLGRFAAGWHLLALQALLYLLLALMIQADHAGPETRSDAREPLVGMAAIGGVAGLAGGLLGLGGGLVMVPLMVRGLSVPIHLAIRFSTLAVACSASAASLQFLEMGRGVPLLGLVLGGVAALAAQWSASRLDRVGGARLAWMLRALSLLLAFDSGRRALMLALLDHA; from the coding sequence ATGGAGCTCGGGGATCTGCTGCTGGTGCTGCCCCTCGGGCTGCTCGCTGGCCTGCTGGCCGGTCTGCTGGGAATTGGTGGCGGGTTGATCTTCGCGCCTCTGCTCCTCTGGATGGGGCTGAGTCCCCATCAAGCGTTAGCCACCAGCACCTTCGCAATTGTGCCCACGGCTCTCGGGGGCACGCTCACCCACCTTCGCGCCAGGGGGCTCCCAGGCCGAGCCGGGTTCGTCTTGGGTCTGGCCGCCTTCGTGGCGGCACTCCTCTTCAGCCGCCTCGGTCGCTTTGCGGCCGGCTGGCACCTCCTGGCACTACAGGCTCTTCTGTATCTGCTGTTGGCACTCATGATCCAGGCAGATCATGCCGGTCCTGAGACGCGCTCTGATGCACGAGAACCCCTGGTCGGGATGGCAGCCATCGGCGGCGTGGCCGGCCTGGCTGGTGGATTATTGGGACTCGGGGGCGGACTTGTGATGGTGCCCTTGATGGTGCGGGGACTCTCTGTGCCGATTCATCTGGCGATTCGTTTCAGCACCCTCGCGGTGGCCTGTTCAGCCAGTGCCGCATCCCTGCAGTTTCTGGAGATGGGGCGGGGGGTCCCCCTGCTTGGTCTGGTGCTGGGGGGAGTGGCGGCTCTGGCGGCTCAGTGGAGTGCCTCCCGGCTCGATCGGGTCGGCGGGGCCAGGCTCGCCTGGATGCTCCGAGCCCTTTCCTTACTGCTGGCTTTTGATAGCGGTCGCAGGGCGCTGATGCTTGCGCTCCTGGATCACGCTTGA
- a CDS encoding CRR6 family NdhI maturation factor: MSVLISEEAIRRLDLAPLSEWLALPLKDRLEAGAVLTLEYVWPRESEDPRELSECPEPRLWALRADGRCPWLPLLLDRNSGSLAQHVAMLVPHHFSRSEGLRFDPQALELWITQRLMLLDDLTKQRGESQRGNLTQMAQSLGYELEPAFWALLDQA; this comes from the coding sequence ATGTCTGTGCTGATCTCGGAGGAGGCGATCCGCCGCCTGGATCTTGCTCCCCTCTCCGAATGGCTGGCGTTACCTCTGAAGGATCGACTCGAAGCCGGTGCTGTTTTAACGCTGGAGTACGTCTGGCCCCGAGAGTCGGAGGATCCCCGGGAGCTGAGCGAATGCCCAGAGCCAAGGCTTTGGGCGCTTCGTGCGGATGGCCGCTGCCCCTGGCTACCGCTGCTCCTCGACCGGAACAGCGGCTCCCTCGCTCAGCACGTGGCGATGCTCGTTCCCCATCACTTCAGCCGCAGCGAAGGTCTTCGCTTCGATCCCCAGGCCCTGGAGCTCTGGATCACCCAACGCTTGATGCTGCTGGATGACCTCACCAAGCAAAGGGGCGAGAGCCAGCGCGGCAATCTCACCCAGATGGCCCAAAGCCTTGGCTACGAGCTGGAACCCGCCTTCTGGGCCCTGCTGGATCAAGCGTGA
- the psaM gene encoding photosystem I reaction center subunit XII, which produces MASSLTQAEVLIALVVAAHAGVLAVRLCVSLYRA; this is translated from the coding sequence ATGGCCAGCTCCCTCACCCAGGCTGAAGTGCTGATCGCTCTTGTGGTGGCGGCTCACGCCGGTGTGCTGGCCGTGCGTCTGTGCGTCAGCCTCTATCGCGCCTGA
- a CDS encoding protochlorophyllide reductase — translation MAAPSIPSGVQAGTPGTVLITGTTSGVGLNAAKAMVDRGWRVVTANRDPVRAAEAADALGIDSRPLNHLRIDFGDLESVRAGVETLVASLSGELDALVCNAAVYKPRLKQPERSPQGYEISMATNHLGHFLLIQMLMESLKASSHPSRRVVILGTVTANSKELGGKIPIPAPADLGDLSGFEQGFQAPISMASGKAFKPGKAYKDSKLCNMITTQELHRRLHEGTGIVFSSLYPGCVADTPLFRNTPKAFQTIFPWFQKNITGGYVSQALAGERVAQVVADPEFAVSGVHWSWGNRQKKDGRQFSQELSDKATDPSTAERVWDLSMELVGRSAVES, via the coding sequence ATGGCTGCCCCATCAATTCCTTCCGGTGTCCAGGCCGGCACACCTGGAACCGTGTTGATCACTGGCACCACGTCCGGGGTCGGACTCAATGCCGCCAAGGCGATGGTGGATCGGGGTTGGCGGGTTGTGACTGCCAACCGTGACCCTGTTCGAGCTGCCGAGGCTGCGGATGCTCTCGGCATTGATTCCCGACCGCTGAATCACCTGCGCATCGACTTTGGCGATCTCGAGAGTGTGCGTGCTGGTGTTGAGACTCTCGTGGCTTCCCTGTCCGGTGAGTTGGACGCCCTCGTCTGCAATGCGGCGGTTTACAAGCCTCGCCTCAAGCAGCCCGAGCGTTCACCCCAGGGGTACGAAATTTCCATGGCCACGAACCACCTTGGCCATTTCCTCCTGATTCAGATGCTCATGGAGTCCCTGAAGGCCTCCAGTCATCCGTCACGCCGGGTGGTGATCCTCGGCACCGTCACCGCCAATTCCAAAGAACTTGGAGGCAAGATTCCAATTCCTGCACCCGCTGATCTTGGTGATCTCTCAGGGTTCGAGCAGGGTTTTCAGGCCCCGATCAGCATGGCCAGCGGCAAAGCTTTCAAGCCTGGAAAAGCCTACAAAGACAGCAAGCTCTGCAACATGATCACGACCCAGGAGCTGCATCGTCGGCTTCATGAGGGGACAGGAATCGTGTTCAGTTCGCTCTACCCGGGCTGTGTGGCGGATACCCCTTTGTTCCGCAACACACCGAAGGCGTTCCAGACCATTTTTCCCTGGTTTCAGAAAAACATCACCGGCGGCTATGTCAGTCAGGCCTTGGCTGGTGAGCGGGTGGCCCAGGTGGTTGCTGATCCGGAGTTTGCTGTTTCCGGGGTGCACTGGAGCTGGGGCAATCGCCAGAAAAAAGATGGCCGTCAGTTCAGCCAAGAGCTCTCGGACAAGGCCACGGACCCCTCAACCGCTGAACGGGTCTGGGATCTGTCGATGGAGCTTGTGGGCCGCTCCGCGGTGGAAAGCTGA
- the bchL gene encoding ferredoxin:protochlorophyllide reductase (ATP-dependent) iron-sulfur ATP-binding protein, which produces MTTTLSRPADGEGSVQVHQDASVSIQEGALVIAVYGKGGIGKSTTSSNLSAAFSKLGKRVLQIGCDPKHDSTFTLTHRMVPTVIDILEEVDFHSEELRPEDFVFTGFNGVQCVESGGPPAGTGCGGYVTGQTVKLLKEHHLLEDTDVVIFDVLGDVVCGGFAAPLQHANYCLIVTANDFDSIFAMNRIVAAIQAKAKNYKVRLGGVVANRSADTDQIDKFNARTGLRTMAHFRDVDAIRRSRLKKCTIFEMDDSDPAVKEVQNEYLNLAQAMLDKVEPLEAEPLKDREIFDLLGFD; this is translated from the coding sequence ATGACAACAACCCTGAGCAGGCCTGCCGATGGTGAAGGCAGCGTGCAGGTCCACCAGGATGCCTCGGTGAGCATCCAGGAGGGGGCTCTGGTCATTGCCGTTTATGGCAAAGGGGGAATCGGCAAATCGACCACGTCCTCCAATCTCTCCGCTGCCTTTTCCAAGCTGGGCAAACGGGTGCTTCAGATCGGGTGCGACCCCAAACATGACAGCACCTTCACCCTCACCCACCGCATGGTGCCAACGGTGATCGACATCCTTGAGGAGGTTGACTTTCACAGCGAAGAACTACGGCCGGAAGATTTTGTCTTCACGGGATTCAATGGCGTGCAATGCGTGGAAAGCGGGGGGCCTCCTGCCGGTACGGGCTGTGGTGGTTACGTGACCGGACAGACCGTGAAGCTGCTGAAGGAGCACCACCTTCTGGAAGACACCGATGTGGTGATCTTTGATGTGCTCGGGGACGTGGTGTGTGGTGGCTTCGCAGCCCCCTTGCAACATGCCAACTACTGCCTGATTGTCACCGCCAACGATTTTGATTCGATCTTCGCGATGAACCGAATCGTGGCGGCGATTCAAGCCAAGGCAAAGAACTACAAGGTGCGCCTTGGTGGAGTGGTTGCCAACCGCTCAGCTGACACCGACCAGATCGACAAATTCAATGCGCGCACTGGCCTTCGCACCATGGCCCACTTCCGCGACGTGGATGCGATCAGGCGCTCACGCCTGAAGAAATGCACCATCTTCGAAATGGACGACAGCGACCCAGCCGTGAAGGAGGTCCAGAACGAATACCTCAACCTCGCCCAGGCGATGCTCGACAAGGTGGAACCCTTGGAGGCCGAGCCTCTCAAGGATCGGGAGATCTTCGATCTGCTCGGCTTCGACTGA
- a CDS encoding ferredoxin:protochlorophyllide reductase (ATP-dependent) subunit B encodes MDLTLWTYEGPPHVGAMRIAASMEGVHYVLHAPQGDTYADLLFTMIERRGRRPPVTYTTFQARDLGGDTAELVKRHVREAVARFRPDALLVGESCTAELIQDQPGALAAGMGLDLPIVSLELPAYSKKENWGAAETLYQLVRGLLLHNAAAQSPGAANPGPQAWKEQQRRPRVNLMGPSLLGFRCRDDVHEIRGLLEDHGIDVQVVLPMGASVADVMRLPDADANICLYPEIAEPCCSWLERNYGIPFTRTVPIGIGATTQFLQELHALLGLEPPDPEEGRQRSRLPWYSDSVDSTYLTGKRVFIFGDGSHVLAAARIARQELGFQVVGLGTYSREMARPVRTLAKELGLEALISDDYLAVEAAMAEAAPELVLGTQMERHSAKRLGIPCAVISTPMHVQDVPARYSPQMGWEGANVIFDTWVHPLMMGLEEHLIGMFRHDFEFVDGHQSHLGHLGGLQAGQMTAEISADSEEQSTAAHSLTLQWTADGEAELKKIPFFVRGKVRRNTEAYARESGRKEINSETLYDAKAHFSA; translated from the coding sequence ATGGACCTCACTCTCTGGACCTATGAAGGGCCGCCCCATGTGGGGGCCATGCGCATCGCTGCCTCGATGGAGGGTGTGCACTACGTGCTTCACGCCCCTCAGGGCGACACCTATGCCGATCTGCTCTTCACCATGATCGAGCGGCGCGGCCGGCGCCCACCCGTCACCTACACCACGTTCCAGGCCCGCGACCTCGGCGGCGACACCGCCGAGCTGGTGAAGCGGCATGTGCGCGAAGCCGTCGCTCGCTTCAGGCCCGATGCCCTGCTGGTGGGGGAGAGCTGCACTGCCGAACTGATCCAGGACCAGCCAGGGGCCCTCGCCGCGGGCATGGGACTGGACTTACCCATCGTGAGCCTGGAACTTCCCGCCTACAGCAAGAAGGAGAACTGGGGTGCAGCGGAAACCCTGTATCAGCTGGTGCGCGGGTTACTCCTCCACAACGCCGCTGCCCAATCTCCTGGGGCTGCCAACCCTGGCCCCCAGGCCTGGAAAGAGCAGCAACGACGCCCCAGGGTGAACCTGATGGGCCCATCCCTCCTGGGCTTTCGCTGCCGGGATGACGTGCATGAGATCCGAGGACTGCTGGAGGACCACGGCATTGACGTTCAGGTCGTGCTGCCGATGGGAGCCTCCGTGGCTGATGTGATGCGACTGCCCGACGCGGACGCGAACATCTGCCTCTACCCGGAAATCGCTGAGCCCTGCTGCAGCTGGCTGGAGCGCAACTACGGCATCCCCTTCACACGCACTGTGCCGATCGGAATCGGGGCAACAACACAGTTCTTGCAGGAACTGCACGCACTGCTCGGCCTGGAGCCGCCGGATCCGGAGGAGGGAAGGCAGCGCTCGCGCTTGCCCTGGTATTCGGACTCCGTCGACTCCACTTACCTCACCGGCAAGCGGGTGTTCATTTTCGGCGACGGAAGCCATGTGCTGGCAGCGGCCCGGATCGCCCGACAGGAACTGGGCTTCCAGGTGGTGGGCCTGGGCACCTACAGCCGAGAGATGGCGCGACCGGTCCGGACGCTGGCGAAGGAGCTGGGCCTGGAAGCCTTGATCAGTGATGACTACCTAGCGGTGGAGGCCGCGATGGCGGAAGCGGCCCCTGAACTGGTGCTCGGGACCCAGATGGAACGTCATAGCGCCAAGCGACTGGGGATTCCCTGCGCCGTGATCAGCACACCAATGCATGTGCAGGACGTTCCAGCCCGCTACAGCCCACAGATGGGCTGGGAAGGAGCCAATGTGATCTTTGACACCTGGGTGCATCCGTTGATGATGGGCCTGGAGGAGCACCTGATCGGCATGTTCCGCCATGACTTTGAGTTTGTGGATGGCCACCAAAGCCATCTCGGTCATCTTGGCGGGTTGCAGGCAGGCCAAATGACGGCCGAAATCAGCGCTGACAGCGAGGAACAATCGACTGCAGCGCACTCACTAACCCTGCAATGGACTGCCGACGGAGAAGCGGAACTCAAGAAGATCCCCTTCTTCGTGCGCGGCAAGGTTCGTCGTAACACTGAGGCCTATGCCCGGGAAAGCGGGCGGAAGGAGATCAACAGTGAAACCCTGTATGACGCCAAGGCCCACTTCAGTGCATGA